From Anopheles arabiensis isolate DONGOLA chromosome 3, AaraD3, whole genome shotgun sequence, a single genomic window includes:
- the LOC120904709 gene encoding septation initiation network scaffold protein cdc11-like — MSRNIVLCFLVTVACGASAYGRKLECSEHREMECEVSNFTIVESMDLSEYEFPDHPHLAFGTYPHSDDSTYVVTIGKELADRLQSTEKLEIQNVSLQTMVLWPNLRSLDASHNYFFELIVEPGQNYQLRELNLSYNRFQSIEFVQALPALRTLDLRHNYLESLSFSLFDMATELWKLNLANNRLQTISTDGSLHLPRLSTLLLHDNLLSVLDASEWRFSMLQELNVARNRLRYLSMCEVNHSFPHLQTLYLDENRWECGHLNATIRQLHQLGVKAMAYYDTEDQEHCNTAIDEICCY, encoded by the exons ATGTCCCGGAACATCGTGTTGTG TTTTCTAGTGACGGTTGCTTGCGGCGCCAGCGCCTACGGCCGAAAGCTGGAGTGCAGCGAACACCGCGAGATGGAGTGCGAAGTCTCCAACTTTACCATCGTCGAGTCGATGGACCTGTCCGAGTACGAGTTCCCGGACCATCCGCACCTGGCGTTCGGTACCTACCCGCACTCGGACGACTCGACGTACGTCGTCACCATCGGTAAGGAGCTGGCCGACCGGCTCCAGTCGACCGAGAAGCTCGAGATTCAGAACGTCTCCCTGCAGACGATGGTGCTCTGGCCGAACCTGCGCTCGCTCGATGCGTCCCACAACTACTTCTTCGAGCTGATCGTCGAGCCGGGGCAGAACTATCAGCTGCGCGAGCTCAACCTCAGCTACAATCGCTTCCAGTCGATCGAGTTCGTGCAGGCGCTGCCCGCCCTGCGCACGCTCGATCTGCGCCACAACTATCTGGAATCGCTCAGCTTCTCGCTGTTCGACATGGCGACCGAGCTGTGGAAGCTGAACCTGGCCAACaaccgactccagacgatCTCGACCGACGGGTCGCTGCATCTGCCGCGCCTGTCGaccctgctgctgcacgaCAACCTGCTGAGCGTGCTGGACGCGAGCGAGTGGCGGTTCAGCATGCTGCAGGAGCTGAACGTCGCTCGCAATCGGCTGCGCTATCTGAGCATGTGCGAGGTGAACCATTCCTTCCCGCACCTGCAGACGCTCTACCTGGACGAGAATCGGTGGGAGTGTGGCCATCTGAACGCCACCATCCGCCAGCTCCATCAGCTCGGCGTCAAGGCGATGGCGTACTACGACACGGAGGACCAGGAGCACTGCAACACGGCGATCGACGAAATCTGCTGCTACTAG